The genomic region TAATTTCATCATCTCGGGCGCCCTTGAACACATGTTCGCAAACGAGATTCCGACCCTCGAGGGTAAAGCAGAAGGGGTGCACCAGACGAGGGTGGCGATGAGGCGTGTGCGCGCGGCGCTTCGCGCTTTCAAGAGAATACTTCCCTACGACAAGAGAAAGGCGTTTAACGGAGAGTTCCGATGGTTTCAGCAACGACTGGCTCCGGCCCGCGACTGGCAGGTCTTTTTGAGCGAAACGCTTCCAAAGATAGCCGCTGTCGCTCCCGAGCAGGAAGAGGTGATAAAGCGTCTTCGGCGCATCGCGCGCGCCGAGCGCCGCCGCGCCGTGGGAGACGCTGCCGCTTACCTTGAGAGCCGCCGCTACGCCCGGCTGCTTCTTCAGTTCGAGCGATGGATTGCGTCTTTAGAGAAAGAAATCGGTTCCAAGGCTTTCGATCAGCCGGTAAAGCCGTTTGCAAAAAGCGTGCTCAGGAGAACGTGGCGCTATTTTCTCGAGGATACGAGGCCTCTTTCGCGCCTTCCTGACGAGGATCTTCACGAAATAAGAAAGCGGGGGAAAAAGGCCCGCTACGCAACGCAGTTTTTTAACTCGCTCTGGAGCGGTCCCGAGGTTCCGCCCTTCATGAAACTCATGGGACGCTTCCAGGACAGCCTTGGAAAGACAAACGACGCGATAGTCGCGCGGCATATCCTCGCGGCGGTCAAGCCCGGGAGGCTTGATCCCTCGGTAATCCGCCTCGCGCAGGAATGGTCCCAGGCCCGGGTCAGAAAGTGCCTTCGCACGGCGCAGCCGCAGTGGAGGCGCCTCGGGAGGATTACCCCGTTTTGGGAGACGGCGCGGTGAGTCCGACTTTTCACGCGCCGGGTAATTATGTAAACTCACGGATTGTGGGTGTTAAGACGCAGAATGTTATCGCCTAGGGAGACTGCAGATGGCTTCTTCGGTAACGGATATTTCAAGCAAGAGGGTCTCGCTTCGTTCTTCGGAACGATATATCAACAGGGAGCTTTCCTGGCTTGATTTTAACCTGCGGGTTCTTGAGACGGCGGCCAGTAAGAATGTTCCGCTTCTTGAGAGGGTGCGTTTTCTCTCAATCTCCGCGAGCAACCTCGATGAGTTCTACATGGTCAGGGTGGCGGGTCTCGCGGGACAGGTTATGGAGGGAGTTACCGATCGCAGCAAGGACGGCCTTACGCCATCCCAGCAGCTGGAAGCCATAAGGGAAAAGGTCCATTTCCTGCTTGACAGCCAGTACGAGTGCGAAAAAGAACTGTTTTCCCTCTGCAAGAAGGCCGGGATCAAGATCGTAACTCCCGAGAAACTCGACCGCTCAGGTGCCAAGTGGCTTTCCGAGTGGTTCTCGAAAAAGCTTTTTCCGGTGCTTACCCCGCTTGCCATAGACCCGGCGCATCCGTTCCCCTTCATACAGAGCGGGAGCCTCGTGTGCGCTGTCCAGCTCGGTCGCGCCGAGGACGGAAAGCGCATGAAGGGTCTCATGCTGCTGCCTTCCCAGGTGGAGCGCTTCATAAGGGTTCCGGGAGGAAAAAAAATCCAGTTTGTCCCGATTGAGAAGGTCATTGAGCACAACATGAAATCCCTCTTCCCGGGTTTTGAAGTGGAGGACAACGGAATCTTCCAGATCACCCGAGACAGCCTTCTTGAGATAGACGAGGACGCGGAAGACCTGGTCGAGACGTTTGAGACGGCGCTTAAGCAGCAGCGCAGGGGGGGATCGGTGATCAGGGTTGACGTCAACGCGGACATGCCGGATGCTATTGCCGACTTCATAATGGACAAGCTTGAGGCCCGTGACGCGCATTTTTTCAGGATCAAGGGGATGCTCGGGCTTGAGAGCGTGAAGCAGATAATACTGGATGAGCGGAGCGACCTTCTTTACAAGCGCATGAGCATCCGCTACCCCGAGCGGGTCAGGGAATTCGGAGGCGATGTGATAGCCGCCATAGGGCAGAAGGATTTCGTCGTTCACCACCCCTACGAGAGTTTTGACGTCGTGGTCGAGTTCCTGAAACAGGCCGCGGCGGATCCGGCGGTCGTCGCGATCAAGCAGACACTTTACCGCACCTCGGAAGACTCCCCGATAGTGAAGAGGCTCATAGAGGCCGCCGAGGCCGGAAAATCCGTAACCGCCATGGTGGAACTCAAGGCCCGTTTCGACGAGGAGGCCAACATCCGCTGGGCTCATGACCTCGAGGACGCGGGGGTTCAGGTCGTGTTCGGATTCATCGATCTTAAGACCCACGCCAAGGTATCGCTGGTGGTGAGAAGGGAAGGTTCTGACATCCGCACCTACACCCACTTTGGCACCGGCAACTATCACCCCGTAAACGCCAAGATATACACGGATCTCAGCTATTTCACGGCCGACGAGGCGCTCGGCCGCGACGCCGCCAAGCTTTTTAACTACATGACTGGCTACGCCACTCCGAAGAAGATGGAGAGGATATTTTTCTCTCCCGTCACTATGCGCCCGAAGGTGCTTGAGCTGATAAGGGACGAGATAGACCATGCGAAGGCCGGTCGCCCCGCGGTGATATGGGCCAAGATGAATTCCCTGGTGGACAGCAAGATCATAGACGCGCTTTACGCGGCGAGCCGCGCGGGGGTGAGAATCGAGCTTTTCGTTCGGGGAATATGCTGCCTGAGGCCCGGGGTTCCAGGGCTTTCCGAGAACATCAGGGTAAAGAGCATCGTGGGACGTTTCCTCGAGCACAGCAGGGTCATCTGTTTCGGTGCCGGGGAGGGGCTTCCCTCTAATGCCTGCAAGGTTTTCATCTCATCTGCCGACTGGATGCCCCGAAATCTCGACCGCAGGGTGGAATCTCTGGTTCCGATCGAAAACGCCACCGTGAAGAAGCAGCTTGTTGAGCAGGTGATGGTAGCTAATCTAAACGACGTAGCTAACAGCTGGGAGATGGGGCCCGACGGCTCTTTCCGCAAGCTTAAAAGCGATTCGGACAGTTTCTCGGCTCACAAATACTTTATGACCAACCCCAGTCTTTCGGGAAGAGGCAAGGCGCTTGCCGAATCCCGGCCGCTAATGCCGGCTGAGTTTGTGCAGGAATAATTTTATGACAGAAATATCTCCTTCCGCCACGCCATTCGGCGAGGGTGGGACTGTAGCGGTAATCGACGTGGGATCAAACTCCATACGTCTTGTTGTCTACAAGGGACCTAGGCGTGCCCCGCTTCCGATACTCGACGAGAAAGTTTCCTGCGGCTTGGGGCGCGGGATGAATTCAGAGGGCATGATGTCACCGCAGAGCATGGATCTCGCCCTCCGAACCGTGAGGCGCTTCGTTGATATCGCACGCTCGATGAGGGTCTCCGGCATAAAGGCCGTTGCCACCGCCGCGGTGAGGAACGCCGCAAACGGTCCCGATCTCAAAGAGGCTATTGAGCGGGAATGCGGGATTTCGCTCTGGGTGCTCTCTGGCATGGAGGAAGCGAGGCTTTCCGCGCTCGGTACTCTCTGCGCCATCCCCGACGCTGACGGTGTGATGGGAGACATAGGCGGCGGGAGCCTTGAACTGGTAGAGATTTGCGAGGGGGAAATAAGAAGTCACGCCACGTTGCCGCTGGGCACTATCCCGCTTCTTGAAAGTGGCCTCAGTCCCGCAAAGGCCGCCAAGAAACTGATCACTCCCTGCCTTGAAGAGCTTCCCTGGCTTAAGGACGCGAAGAAAAAAACCTTCTACGCCGTCGGGGGTTCGTGGCGTGCTCTTGCGAAAAGACACATGGAGTCTGAGGACTACCCGCTTCGCATAGTTCACGGCTACAGTCTTTCCAGTTCCAGGGCACTTGAGATGACCCAGGAGATAGTTGATATATCCCCGGGTTCACTTCGGAGTCTCTGGATCATAGGAAGAAACAGGATGGAATCCGCCCCATACGCCGCCGCGCTTATGAAAAGCCTTCTGAAAAGAACAGGGGTAAGAGATCTTATGTTCTGTACATACGGCCTTCGAGAAGGGTGCATATATGATGATCTTCCACCGGAGCAGCGTTCCCTGGATCCTCTTATTGTCATGTGCCGGGAAATCGCGCTCAAGATGGGAAGATCGGTTGAAGACGGCGAGTCTTTCTGTAGGTGGATAGAGCCGGCGATTCCCGATGAATACTCCGGGAATCCGAGGCTGAGATTAGCCGCATGCCATCTTTCAGACATAGGGATTTCCGAACACCCCGAGTACCGGGCCGAGCAGGTGTTTTTGAGGATACTGCGGATGCCGCTTGTGGGAATTACACACCCTGAAAGGGTAAGGGTAGCTTTTTCCGTCGCCTCAAGGCACGCGGCGATTGGAAACTTGGTCCGCCGCTGGGAAGTTTCGGATTTTCTTTCCGGAAACGATATTGAGGAAGCCAGAGTTGTCGGGCTTGCGCTTCGCTTGGCCTACACGGTTTCGGGAGGGGTGACGCGGATCCTTGAGAGCACTAGGCTCGAGAGAGCCGGAGAAAAGCTTACTTTGCATATGCCGAACCAGATACCCCATCCTGAGACTGTAGGTCGACGTCTTGGAGCCCTAGCCAAAGCAGTAGGATGCGATTACGAGACGGTCGCACGGGGGGATGGCGAAGAGGAATCATTGGGTAGGGAGTTTAAGTTTGTGTAGAATTTATTCCGACTCCTAGCTGTTTACGGGTCGGGGCGGATGAAATTACTCGAGGCAATAGATAACCTGAATATCTGGAAGCGAGGGGACAAAAGAGCCCCTCACAAGCCTCTACTTCTTCTATATGCGCTTGCTGAACAAGTCCGGGACCCAAACGCCAAATTTGAGTTCTCTCGCATAGAAGAAGATCTTGATCAGTTGTTAAATGATTTTTATAAATCATTTCCTGGGCGCAGACATCATGTAAATGACCCTTTCTGGCGTTTGCGCGGGGATGGAATCTGGGAAGTTGAATACGACGGAATAATAAGACAAACCAGTTCTGGAAGTGCTTACGTAAGTGATCTGAGAAAATGTAATGCTACGGGCTTGTTCTCCAAAGAAGTTGCTCGAGAAATAAAGGAGAACCCTGAAATTGCTCTACAGGCTGCACGGAAGTTGCTTAATGGACATTTCCCAGAATCGTTGCATCAGGACATACTGGAAACG from Candidatus Dadabacteria bacterium harbors:
- a CDS encoding CYTH and CHAD domain-containing protein; this translates as MHEETELKLSLSPSVASRILRYKGLRPHRKGRRVKRHLVSTYFDTPRHALRKSDIVLRVRDNGKGREQTVKAPFQGPAGLQNFREWTVPVNGDCPNLCAVDDPALSRKLSRRRYEKRLRPVFTTDFEREAVYIRTNGTEFELAVDQGVICAETRGGRVEERICEAEFELLSGDPAHMFDIALELCETYDIRLGHLTKAQRGYALARPALRPRPLKAPKVALTEEMSVGEAFNFIISGALEHMFANEIPTLEGKAEGVHQTRVAMRRVRAALRAFKRILPYDKRKAFNGEFRWFQQRLAPARDWQVFLSETLPKIAAVAPEQEEVIKRLRRIARAERRRAVGDAAAYLESRRYARLLLQFERWIASLEKEIGSKAFDQPVKPFAKSVLRRTWRYFLEDTRPLSRLPDEDLHEIRKRGKKARYATQFFNSLWSGPEVPPFMKLMGRFQDSLGKTNDAIVARHILAAVKPGRLDPSVIRLAQEWSQARVRKCLRTAQPQWRRLGRITPFWETAR
- a CDS encoding RNA degradosome polyphosphate kinase; the protein is MASSVTDISSKRVSLRSSERYINRELSWLDFNLRVLETAASKNVPLLERVRFLSISASNLDEFYMVRVAGLAGQVMEGVTDRSKDGLTPSQQLEAIREKVHFLLDSQYECEKELFSLCKKAGIKIVTPEKLDRSGAKWLSEWFSKKLFPVLTPLAIDPAHPFPFIQSGSLVCAVQLGRAEDGKRMKGLMLLPSQVERFIRVPGGKKIQFVPIEKVIEHNMKSLFPGFEVEDNGIFQITRDSLLEIDEDAEDLVETFETALKQQRRGGSVIRVDVNADMPDAIADFIMDKLEARDAHFFRIKGMLGLESVKQIILDERSDLLYKRMSIRYPERVREFGGDVIAAIGQKDFVVHHPYESFDVVVEFLKQAAADPAVVAIKQTLYRTSEDSPIVKRLIEAAEAGKSVTAMVELKARFDEEANIRWAHDLEDAGVQVVFGFIDLKTHAKVSLVVRREGSDIRTYTHFGTGNYHPVNAKIYTDLSYFTADEALGRDAAKLFNYMTGYATPKKMERIFFSPVTMRPKVLELIRDEIDHAKAGRPAVIWAKMNSLVDSKIIDALYAASRAGVRIELFVRGICCLRPGVPGLSENIRVKSIVGRFLEHSRVICFGAGEGLPSNACKVFISSADWMPRNLDRRVESLVPIENATVKKQLVEQVMVANLNDVANSWEMGPDGSFRKLKSDSDSFSAHKYFMTNPSLSGRGKALAESRPLMPAEFVQE
- a CDS encoding Ppx/GppA family phosphatase, giving the protein MTEISPSATPFGEGGTVAVIDVGSNSIRLVVYKGPRRAPLPILDEKVSCGLGRGMNSEGMMSPQSMDLALRTVRRFVDIARSMRVSGIKAVATAAVRNAANGPDLKEAIERECGISLWVLSGMEEARLSALGTLCAIPDADGVMGDIGGGSLELVEICEGEIRSHATLPLGTIPLLESGLSPAKAAKKLITPCLEELPWLKDAKKKTFYAVGGSWRALAKRHMESEDYPLRIVHGYSLSSSRALEMTQEIVDISPGSLRSLWIIGRNRMESAPYAAALMKSLLKRTGVRDLMFCTYGLREGCIYDDLPPEQRSLDPLIVMCREIALKMGRSVEDGESFCRWIEPAIPDEYSGNPRLRLAACHLSDIGISEHPEYRAEQVFLRILRMPLVGITHPERVRVAFSVASRHAAIGNLVRRWEVSDFLSGNDIEEARVVGLALRLAYTVSGGVTRILESTRLERAGEKLTLHMPNQIPHPETVGRRLGALAKAVGCDYETVARGDGEEESLGREFKFV
- a CDS encoding restriction endonuclease, coding for MKLLEAIDNLNIWKRGDKRAPHKPLLLLYALAEQVRDPNAKFEFSRIEEDLDQLLNDFYKSFPGRRHHVNDPFWRLRGDGIWEVEYDGIIRQTSSGSAYVSDLRKCNATGLFSKEVAREIKENPEIALQAARKLLNGHFPESLHQDILETVGLDYKTISAEEYISKKTKRDSRFRQKVLHAYGYSCAVCGFNLRMKTLPVALEAAHIKWHQHGGPDTENNGLALCATHHKLLDSGVLALSDNYQIILSEWIFDPDRENSFIREHHKRKIRLPRNSNHFPRTDYIRWHRKEVFKEPELVLI